Proteins from a genomic interval of Treponema succinifaciens DSM 2489:
- a CDS encoding helicase-related protein, which translates to MSINYKNLPVYEQKERILEALKSNQVIIVQSPTGSGKTTQLPVILHEAGYSQTGTIAVTQPRRIAALSVSEFIAKQLKTKYPGLVGYKVRFEDKTDPTTKIKIMTDGILLQEMKLDPYMSKYSVIMVDEAHERSLNIDFALGLLKRILAVRHDFKVIVSSATMNAENFSRYFGNCPIINIETQTFPVAMVYDPPESKPTTTTEAGVEAILGKIEKTIDRVLDNKETGDILVFLPGEKIIKDCMQRLYNSTFRNKIHIVPLYGRLPKEEQERVFDNAPFGKKKVVLSTNIAETSITINGITTVIDSGLAKLNFYSPKTFTSSLVETPVSRASCSQRRGRAGRTCEGTCYRLYSRKDFESRQEYTTEEIYRTDLSEVVLRMAELGITEFEKFDFISPPGHEGLVGAVNTLNMLGALEKDGSLSSIGKLMVQFPLEPRISRIIVESIMRYPNVMEEVLIASSFLSAQSPFVLPVGEEMDARQAHHSFRDMQGDFVAYVKMFRTYSEMKNKEAFCKKNYLDERVMAEIQNIKIQLEEIVSQKLQLPVLSNGNMEDYLCCIGCGMIQFVCVREGRENYRSLTQDHISIHPGSSMFKANPVYIVAGEIVRTSRMFAMSVSPLTKKILEQISPGLEEKLNKIRAEKEKDRTEKVQTAKESKKKEKQESKKGAKKEDKKKDENTVSFGGESFECKKIKGKKTLLLPWNEFKSAVSKETNESLLNNVAGMKGVILMNGGFKLLSGEKMEVIMKISKTLNLNPIDEKSWPRKLNINIFENGGLEQLVKNIDFAMRITIAKAASKELGFVCLFTDGNGTYWFKVSRGFTTALNESLASLEKLIDDTKDSELDISKKEKINMLYRLLNGMYK; encoded by the coding sequence ATGTCAATAAACTACAAAAACCTTCCTGTCTATGAGCAGAAAGAAAGAATCCTTGAAGCGTTAAAAAGCAATCAAGTTATAATAGTGCAAAGTCCGACCGGCTCTGGAAAAACCACGCAGCTTCCCGTTATCCTGCATGAAGCCGGATATTCGCAGACAGGAACAATCGCCGTAACCCAGCCAAGAAGAATTGCGGCGTTAAGTGTAAGCGAGTTCATTGCAAAGCAGCTAAAGACAAAATATCCGGGGCTTGTAGGCTATAAAGTGCGCTTTGAAGACAAGACCGATCCAACAACAAAAATCAAAATAATGACAGACGGAATTCTTTTGCAGGAAATGAAACTGGATCCTTACATGAGCAAGTATTCCGTTATCATGGTGGACGAAGCGCATGAACGCAGCTTGAACATAGACTTTGCGCTTGGACTTTTAAAAAGAATTCTTGCAGTGCGCCACGACTTTAAGGTAATAGTAAGCTCTGCGACAATGAACGCGGAAAACTTCAGCAGGTACTTTGGAAACTGCCCTATCATAAATATTGAAACACAGACATTTCCTGTGGCGATGGTTTACGATCCGCCTGAATCCAAGCCGACCACAACAACAGAAGCCGGGGTTGAAGCAATCCTTGGAAAGATAGAAAAGACAATCGACCGTGTACTGGACAACAAGGAAACAGGAGACATTCTGGTTTTCCTTCCGGGCGAAAAAATAATAAAGGACTGCATGCAGCGGCTTTACAATTCCACATTCAGAAACAAGATCCATATTGTTCCGCTTTACGGCAGGCTTCCAAAAGAAGAGCAGGAACGGGTTTTTGACAACGCTCCATTCGGAAAAAAGAAAGTTGTCCTTAGCACGAACATTGCAGAAACTTCCATTACAATAAACGGAATTACAACAGTAATTGATTCAGGACTTGCAAAGCTGAATTTCTACAGCCCAAAGACATTCACTTCAAGCCTTGTGGAAACTCCAGTAAGCCGCGCAAGCTGCAGCCAGAGAAGAGGAAGAGCCGGACGCACCTGCGAAGGAACTTGCTACAGGCTTTATTCACGCAAGGATTTTGAAAGCCGACAGGAATACACAACAGAAGAGATTTACAGAACAGACTTGAGCGAAGTCGTTTTGCGCATGGCAGAGCTTGGAATAACAGAATTTGAGAAATTCGATTTTATTTCGCCCCCCGGACACGAAGGTCTTGTAGGTGCAGTGAACACACTGAATATGCTGGGCGCGCTTGAAAAGGACGGCTCCCTTTCCAGCATAGGAAAACTTATGGTACAATTCCCACTTGAGCCTCGCATAAGCCGAATAATCGTAGAAAGCATAATGCGCTATCCAAATGTAATGGAAGAAGTTTTGATTGCATCTTCATTCTTAAGCGCGCAGTCTCCGTTTGTGCTTCCTGTTGGAGAAGAAATGGACGCACGGCAAGCCCACCATTCATTCAGAGATATGCAGGGAGACTTTGTTGCCTACGTAAAAATGTTCAGGACGTATTCAGAAATGAAAAACAAGGAAGCGTTCTGCAAAAAAAATTATCTTGATGAGCGCGTGATGGCTGAAATCCAGAACATAAAAATTCAGCTTGAAGAAATCGTGTCGCAAAAGCTTCAACTTCCAGTCTTGAGCAACGGAAACATGGAAGACTATCTTTGTTGTATTGGATGTGGAATGATTCAGTTTGTATGCGTGCGCGAAGGAAGAGAAAACTACAGAAGCCTTACGCAGGACCATATTTCAATTCATCCCGGCTCATCGATGTTCAAGGCGAATCCAGTTTACATTGTAGCCGGGGAAATTGTTCGAACAAGCAGAATGTTTGCAATGAGTGTTTCGCCTCTTACAAAAAAAATACTTGAGCAGATAAGTCCTGGACTTGAAGAAAAACTCAACAAAATCCGCGCGGAAAAAGAAAAGGACAGAACAGAAAAAGTACAGACAGCGAAAGAATCAAAGAAAAAAGAAAAGCAGGAAAGTAAAAAAGGCGCAAAAAAAGAAGACAAGAAAAAGGATGAAAACACAGTTTCATTCGGCGGAGAATCATTCGAATGCAAAAAAATCAAAGGCAAAAAAACATTACTTCTTCCTTGGAATGAATTCAAAAGCGCAGTCTCAAAAGAAACAAACGAAAGCCTTCTGAACAACGTCGCAGGAATGAAAGGCGTAATTCTTATGAATGGCGGCTTCAAGCTTCTTTCCGGTGAAAAAATGGAAGTAATAATGAAGATTTCAAAAACGCTCAACTTGAATCCGATTGATGAAAAGTCCTGGCCGCGCAAACTGAACATAAACATCTTTGAAAACGGCGGACTTGAACAGCTTGTAAAAAACATTGACTTTGCAATGCGCATTACAATCGCAAAAGCCGCTTCAAAAGAATTGGGGTTCGTCTGCCTGTTTACAGACGGAAACGGAACCTACTGGTTCAAGGTTTCAAGAGGATTTACAACTGCGCTTAATGAAAGCCTCGCTTCTCTTGAAAAACTCATCGACGATACAAAAGATTCAGAGCTTGATATTTCAAAAAAAGAAAAAATCAATATGCTCTACAGACTTTTGAACGGAATGTATAAGTAA
- the asnA gene encoding aspartate--ammonia ligase, whose amino-acid sequence MPDLYIPENYKPLLSVKETEKAIVLLKDFFQLALSTELGLTRVTAPLFVKSGTGINDDLNGVERPVKFPVKDMEDAQMEIVHSLAKWKRLKVSELGLGCGFGIYTDMNAIRADETLDNLHSLYVDQWDWEMHIDENDRNVMFLRDSVERIYRVLKQTEFFVYDRYEQITPILPQKITFVYSDDLYRLYPNLTPKERENEFCKKHGAIFVIGIGGKLPDGSIHDGRAPDYDDWITESGDGHIGLNGDLLVWNPVLNQAMELSSMGIRVSKESLVAQLKERGCPERAELDFHKKLLSGSLVQTMGGGIGQSRLCMYFLRKAHIGETQVSIWPDSMIDECEKHGIAIL is encoded by the coding sequence ATGCCTGATTTGTATATTCCTGAAAACTACAAGCCTTTGCTTAGCGTAAAGGAAACTGAAAAAGCTATTGTTTTGCTGAAGGATTTTTTTCAGCTTGCGCTTTCCACGGAGCTTGGACTTACAAGGGTTACTGCGCCTTTGTTTGTAAAATCAGGCACTGGAATAAACGACGATTTGAACGGAGTTGAGCGGCCTGTAAAGTTCCCTGTAAAAGACATGGAAGATGCCCAGATGGAAATTGTCCATTCGCTTGCAAAATGGAAGCGTCTGAAAGTTTCCGAACTTGGGCTTGGCTGCGGATTTGGAATCTACACAGACATGAACGCTATCCGCGCGGACGAAACTTTGGACAATCTTCATTCGCTTTATGTTGACCAGTGGGACTGGGAAATGCACATTGATGAAAACGACAGAAATGTAATGTTCCTGCGTGATTCTGTAGAGCGGATTTACAGAGTCCTTAAGCAGACTGAATTTTTTGTCTATGACAGATATGAACAAATCACTCCGATTCTTCCGCAGAAAATTACTTTTGTGTATTCAGATGATTTGTACAGGCTTTATCCAAATCTTACTCCAAAAGAGCGTGAAAATGAATTCTGCAAAAAGCACGGAGCAATTTTTGTAATAGGAATCGGCGGAAAACTTCCGGACGGTTCAATTCATGACGGGCGCGCTCCAGATTATGACGACTGGATTACAGAAAGCGGCGACGGACACATAGGACTTAACGGCGATCTTTTGGTCTGGAATCCTGTTTTGAATCAGGCAATGGAACTTTCTTCTATGGGAATAAGAGTTTCAAAGGAATCTTTGGTTGCCCAGCTAAAGGAACGCGGTTGCCCGGAGCGTGCGGAGCTTGATTTCCATAAAAAGCTTTTGAGCGGTTCTCTTGTTCAGACAATGGGTGGAGGAATCGGACAGTCGCGCTTGTGCATGTATTTTTTACGTAAAGCCCATATCGGGGAAACTCAGGTCAGCATTTGGCCGGATTCCATGATAGATGAATGTGAGAAGCACGGAATTGCAATACTCTAA
- the galT gene encoding UDP-glucose--hexose-1-phosphate uridylyltransferase, translating into MNVYESINSLAGYGLATGLIKKEDVVYTKNRLLELFALDGFENERQAEFVPSVEVCELENILKSLLDYAVEKNFIEDSIVYRDLFDTKIMSCLVARPSEVQAEFSSLYKKSAKEATDWYYKFSQDTDYIRRYRVCKDLKWKASTEYGDIDITINLSKPEKDPKAIAAARSAKQGGYPACLLCKENEGYAGRVNHAARQTHRIIPVELNGRMFGLQYSPYVYYNEHCIVFSYEHEPMKICPETFRYLFDFIKLFPHYIIGSNADLPIVGGSILSHNHFQGGNYEFPMAKAPVEEKFIVQGFEDVECGIVKWPMSVIRLDGNDAEKVCLLADKILEKWRTYSDEASFIFAETDGEKHNTITPIARMKKGKFELDLVLRNNITTAEHPLGVFHPHAELHHIKKENIGLIEVMGLAVLPSRLKKELAGLEDAVLSGTDFSADEVLGKHYDWVKSFVPKYSSITKDNVGKILQDEVGIVFARVLEDAGVYKRNTAGKKAFEKFIKSL; encoded by the coding sequence ATGAATGTTTACGAATCTATTAATTCCCTTGCAGGCTATGGTCTTGCAACTGGTCTAATCAAAAAAGAAGATGTTGTTTATACCAAGAACCGTTTGCTTGAGCTTTTTGCTCTCGATGGATTTGAAAACGAGCGGCAGGCGGAATTTGTTCCTTCCGTAGAAGTTTGCGAGCTTGAAAATATTCTAAAAAGCCTTTTGGACTATGCGGTGGAAAAAAACTTCATAGAAGACAGCATTGTCTACCGCGACTTGTTCGACACAAAGATTATGTCTTGCCTTGTTGCACGCCCTTCGGAAGTTCAGGCTGAATTCAGCTCTCTTTATAAGAAATCCGCAAAGGAAGCTACAGACTGGTACTATAAATTCAGCCAGGACACTGACTATATACGCCGCTACAGAGTCTGCAAGGACTTAAAATGGAAGGCAAGCACCGAATACGGTGACATCGACATTACAATCAATCTTTCAAAGCCTGAAAAAGACCCAAAGGCAATCGCAGCAGCACGCAGCGCAAAACAGGGCGGTTATCCAGCCTGTCTTTTGTGCAAGGAAAACGAAGGGTATGCAGGACGTGTAAACCATGCCGCGCGCCAGACCCACAGGATTATTCCTGTTGAGCTGAATGGAAGAATGTTCGGACTTCAGTATTCGCCTTATGTCTACTACAACGAGCATTGCATTGTGTTTAGCTATGAGCACGAGCCAATGAAAATCTGCCCGGAAACTTTCCGCTATCTTTTTGACTTTATAAAGCTTTTTCCGCACTACATAATTGGAAGCAATGCCGACTTGCCGATTGTTGGCGGCTCAATTCTTTCCCACAACCATTTTCAGGGCGGAAACTACGAGTTCCCTATGGCAAAAGCTCCTGTTGAAGAAAAATTCATAGTTCAAGGTTTCGAGGACGTTGAATGCGGAATCGTAAAGTGGCCTATGAGCGTAATCCGCCTGGACGGAAACGATGCTGAAAAAGTCTGCCTTCTTGCTGATAAGATTCTTGAAAAGTGGAGAACATATTCAGATGAGGCCTCTTTTATCTTTGCGGAAACTGACGGTGAAAAGCACAACACAATCACGCCGATTGCCCGCATGAAAAAAGGAAAATTCGAGCTTGATTTGGTTTTGCGCAACAATATAACCACTGCCGAACATCCGCTTGGTGTGTTCCATCCGCACGCAGAGCTTCACCACATAAAAAAGGAAAACATCGGGCTTATTGAAGTTATGGGGCTTGCGGTTCTTCCATCAAGGCTTAAAAAGGAACTTGCGGGCTTGGAAGATGCTGTTTTGAGCGGAACAGACTTTAGCGCGGATGAAGTTCTTGGAAAGCATTACGACTGGGTAAAATCATTTGTTCCAAAGTACAGCAGCATAACAAAAGACAACGTTGGAAAAATCCTTCAGGACGAAGTGGGAATAGTATTTGCAAGAGTTCTTGAAGATGCCGGTGTTTACAAAAGAAATACAGCAGGCAAAAAAGCATTTGAAAAATTTATAAAATCGTTGTAG
- a CDS encoding Rpn family recombination-promoting nuclease/putative transposase: MQRHELTPAQKWERLTLADNFIFCKVLEDNPEVCKHLIEILLNLKIDRIEKPAAEKSLKTDFISHGIRFDVYVKDGNGRSFDIEIQTTHSTSLAKRARYYQGLMDVDNVQHGTGYDVLNESYVVFLCMGDAFGKGFPVYTFRYRADEDNDFLMDDGTVNVFFNAKKYDTMKSEELRAFFKYLCGKEPSSGFTDRLSALVERVKTNAQWRHRFMTWEQEMAIQSNEKAKELAKELAQDMAQELAQDMAQEIAQDMAQEIAQDMTNQKVIETAQKMLKEKIGTPEQISIVTSIPLEKILELKKKMQ; this comes from the coding sequence ATGCAAAGACACGAACTCACGCCAGCTCAAAAATGGGAGCGGCTCACACTCGCCGACAACTTCATCTTCTGCAAAGTCCTTGAGGACAACCCGGAAGTCTGCAAGCATCTCATTGAGATTCTTCTGAACCTCAAAATTGACAGAATCGAAAAGCCAGCCGCGGAAAAATCACTTAAAACAGATTTCATCTCGCACGGAATAAGATTCGATGTATATGTAAAGGACGGAAACGGCCGCTCATTCGACATAGAAATCCAGACAACGCACAGCACCTCTCTTGCAAAACGCGCCCGCTATTACCAAGGACTGATGGATGTTGACAATGTGCAGCATGGAACCGGCTATGATGTGCTTAATGAGAGCTACGTTGTCTTTCTCTGCATGGGAGATGCTTTCGGAAAAGGATTTCCTGTGTACACATTCCGATACCGCGCCGACGAGGACAATGACTTTCTGATGGACGACGGAACAGTAAATGTCTTTTTCAATGCGAAAAAGTATGATACAATGAAGTCCGAGGAGCTGAGAGCATTTTTCAAATATCTCTGTGGAAAAGAGCCTAGCTCCGGTTTCACAGACAGGCTCTCCGCGCTGGTCGAGCGGGTAAAAACAAATGCGCAGTGGAGGCACAGGTTTATGACATGGGAACAGGAAATGGCCATTCAGTCCAATGAAAAAGCCAAGGAACTTGCCAAAGAACTTGCTCAAGATATGGCTCAAGAACTTGCTCAAGACATGGCTCAAGAAATTGCCCAAGATATGGCTCAAGAAATTGCTCAAGACATGACAAATCAGAAAGTTATTGAAACTGCACAAAAAATGCTTAAAGAAAAAATAGGAACACCAGAGCAAATTTCAATAGTCACAAGTATTCCGCTTGAAAAAATTTTAGAGCTTAAAAAGAAAATGCAATAA
- a CDS encoding DNA/RNA non-specific endonuclease, translated as MNFKHKIILVSLHILLVASVFPQEISELEIPLCPVSICGEPSGDHEVHKYSGFSMCFRNSYKDAEWVSYTLTQEKLIKNARRTNNFTEDKNISTGSAKLSDYKASGYDRGHLAPAADMAWSGQSENESFLMSNITPQAPQFNRGIWKELEAQVRKYAKSLDFLIVATGPVLEKQPEEYSFIGQSKVRVPEYFYKVLLAKDKAGNWQSIGFIIPNEKSGHDIFSYKVCVNEVEERCGIDFFSALDDSIEEEVESQTENIFTKDYPVKPDNGNRNKPEQIQQ; from the coding sequence ATGAACTTTAAGCATAAAATAATCCTTGTTTCCCTGCATATTTTGCTTGTGGCATCAGTTTTTCCGCAGGAAATATCAGAACTGGAAATTCCGCTCTGCCCCGTCTCAATTTGCGGCGAACCCTCAGGCGACCACGAAGTCCACAAATATTCCGGTTTCTCAATGTGCTTTAGGAACAGCTACAAGGACGCAGAATGGGTAAGCTACACGCTCACGCAGGAAAAACTCATAAAAAACGCCCGGCGGACAAACAACTTCACCGAAGACAAGAACATTTCAACAGGAAGCGCGAAACTTTCAGACTACAAGGCAAGCGGATATGACAGAGGACACCTTGCTCCGGCAGCAGACATGGCTTGGAGCGGGCAAAGCGAAAACGAAAGCTTTTTAATGAGCAACATAACGCCACAAGCTCCGCAGTTCAACAGGGGAATTTGGAAAGAGCTTGAAGCCCAAGTCAGAAAATATGCGAAAAGCCTGGACTTTCTGATTGTAGCGACAGGCCCGGTTCTTGAAAAACAGCCGGAAGAATACAGCTTCATAGGGCAAAGCAAAGTCCGTGTCCCCGAATATTTTTACAAAGTCCTTCTTGCAAAAGACAAGGCCGGAAACTGGCAGTCAATAGGATTTATAATTCCCAACGAAAAGAGCGGACATGACATTTTCTCGTACAAAGTATGCGTAAATGAAGTGGAAGAAAGATGCGGCATAGACTTTTTCAGCGCGCTAGACGATTCCATTGAAGAAGAAGTTGAAAGCCAGACAGAAAACATATTTACAAAAGATTATCCAGTCAAACCGGATAATGGCAACAGGAACAAGCCAGAGCAAATCCAGCAATAA
- a CDS encoding CapA family protein: MKRVFISAIFLAGLLLASCESSKVEEPKVNEFEIKEDELVTSQNFLDGKLLLTFAGDIMAHSENTRGNFQDIYTEIEDIIKQAAFSFANLETSVDDKKDFSSYPRFSVKESYADAAIEAGFNVFSLVNNHCNDFGKAGLESTRKYFERKQNQLNAQNKELYFAGIKKHKGEQIEFIPIEKDGWRILFAAVTELANQWTDIEYFDFLKPAKKEREKFLELIKQKKTECDLLILSFHCAEEEYVLTIAENQKKFYHALIDSGVDVLWINHPHVAKEWELISYDGVPRKIIFYAMGNTISGQRRNPEFSNPANRREYTGDGYVSQVAFEKDSGGAKISWVNPVLVTTLITDEKYFVIKKLNDEFLNTLEETSKWKPYLSERKRLMEQIKGKNRCQ, translated from the coding sequence ATGAAAAGAGTGTTTATTAGTGCAATCTTTCTAGCCGGACTGCTGCTTGCTTCATGCGAATCCTCCAAAGTAGAAGAGCCTAAAGTAAATGAATTTGAAATAAAAGAAGACGAGCTTGTTACATCTCAAAACTTTCTGGACGGAAAGCTTCTGCTTACATTTGCAGGCGACATAATGGCGCATTCCGAAAACACAAGGGGAAACTTCCAGGACATTTACACGGAAATTGAAGACATCATAAAGCAAGCCGCCTTTTCATTTGCGAACCTTGAAACTTCCGTGGATGACAAAAAAGACTTTTCTTCATATCCGCGGTTCAGTGTAAAAGAAAGCTATGCAGACGCAGCTATCGAAGCCGGATTCAATGTGTTCAGCCTTGTGAATAACCATTGCAATGACTTTGGAAAAGCGGGGCTTGAATCAACCCGGAAATACTTTGAAAGAAAGCAGAACCAGCTAAACGCGCAGAACAAGGAGCTTTATTTTGCCGGAATCAAAAAGCACAAAGGAGAGCAAATAGAGTTCATTCCAATTGAAAAAGACGGATGGAGAATTCTTTTTGCCGCTGTAACTGAGCTTGCAAACCAGTGGACAGACATTGAATACTTTGACTTCCTTAAGCCCGCGAAAAAAGAGCGTGAGAAATTCCTTGAGCTTATAAAGCAGAAAAAGACTGAATGCGACTTGCTGATATTAAGCTTTCACTGCGCGGAAGAAGAATATGTTCTGACCATTGCTGAAAATCAAAAAAAATTTTATCATGCACTTATTGATTCCGGCGTTGACGTTCTTTGGATAAACCATCCGCACGTTGCAAAAGAGTGGGAACTTATATCTTACGATGGAGTTCCTAGAAAGATTATCTTCTATGCAATGGGAAACACAATCAGCGGGCAAAGAAGAAATCCTGAATTTTCGAATCCAGCCAACAGACGGGAATACACAGGAGACGGCTATGTTTCGCAGGTTGCCTTTGAAAAGGATTCCGGCGGTGCAAAAATCTCCTGGGTGAATCCAGTTCTTGTTACAACGCTGATTACAGATGAGAAATATTTCGTCATAAAAAAGCTGAATGATGAATTTCTAAATACACTGGAAGAAACTTCAAAATGGAAACCGTATCTTTCAGAACGAAAAAGACTTATGGAACAAATAAAAGGAAAAAATAGATGTCAATAA
- a CDS encoding TonB-dependent receptor, translating into MKNLFAFLFALSASLYSFSQELELPGITTTIHRAKNPELIVLDEDALSSFSCAEQALESAGFAFKKGNNELTFHGYWNSSIKIYINNVLVNDPNTGKFDFSTLDFSTVKSIKVNPAAVNGSVAIYITTVSCDFSKIHAGAELKTQSYLSSVNDSPAARTEFSVPLIFENGSSLFVHEAFNVSHKKNHFGYRSLDATYKPDFSDSYSGYKKKYSGYERTLFNNSLFAEFATQKFPGASFGFSSYASYSEANCGKTGGVYFTEENQKDLSLVFALPVFLPFEKWNLKVLPSYKYSDLDYTKHARFSDLGNEYKVSNFSFQAETSVLDFLEFYALCSYDFSDEISSGKENANYSHSLFSAFFSPSVKFEILGWNFSMSLPLDYFELSNTLSLLYSFSAERNLENFAFFFKASKNITNPVFQQLYYSGDGGTGNPDLKSESAYSFYTGLLYSQKFEVSVKPFLIFYKDKIGWVSDTSGSWSPDNWGSSVNWGADFYFSTKELFGNLEFSASYTFCKAVLTSGGSTDGNQIMYTPVHTFSLTEKYSFFNDFIWTTVFSYNSKKYTSNSNILYVPDYFNLDTSLSWTGKKFYAQFLWQNVFDFQYVHVDGYPAPGASFTLSAGIKL; encoded by the coding sequence ATGAAAAATCTGTTTGCTTTTCTCTTTGCTTTGTCTGCTTCTTTGTATTCCTTTTCTCAGGAACTGGAGCTTCCGGGCATTACAACAACAATTCACCGCGCAAAAAATCCAGAGCTTATCGTTCTGGACGAAGATGCTTTGTCTTCTTTTTCTTGTGCAGAACAGGCTTTGGAAAGCGCGGGTTTCGCCTTTAAAAAAGGAAACAATGAGCTTACATTTCATGGCTATTGGAATTCTTCAATAAAAATTTACATAAACAATGTGCTTGTGAACGATCCCAATACCGGCAAGTTTGATTTTTCTACTTTGGACTTTTCCACTGTAAAATCTATAAAAGTAAATCCTGCCGCGGTAAACGGCTCTGTTGCAATTTACATAACTACGGTTTCCTGCGACTTTAGCAAGATTCATGCAGGCGCGGAACTAAAAACTCAAAGTTATCTTTCATCCGTGAACGACAGTCCTGCGGCAAGAACTGAATTTTCTGTTCCACTTATTTTTGAAAACGGCTCATCTCTTTTTGTGCACGAAGCTTTCAATGTTTCGCACAAGAAAAATCATTTTGGCTACCGTTCGCTGGATGCAACTTACAAGCCGGATTTTAGCGATTCGTATTCAGGCTACAAGAAAAAATATTCAGGCTATGAGCGCACGCTTTTTAACAATTCACTTTTTGCGGAATTCGCCACGCAAAAATTTCCTGGCGCTTCGTTTGGATTTTCAAGCTATGCAAGCTATTCAGAGGCTAACTGCGGAAAAACTGGCGGTGTATATTTTACGGAGGAAAATCAAAAAGACCTTTCGCTTGTTTTTGCGCTTCCTGTGTTTCTTCCGTTTGAAAAATGGAACTTAAAAGTTTTGCCATCGTACAAATATTCAGACCTTGACTACACAAAGCACGCCCGCTTTTCAGATTTAGGAAACGAATACAAAGTAAGTAATTTTTCTTTTCAGGCGGAAACTTCTGTCTTGGACTTTTTGGAATTTTACGCGCTTTGTTCTTATGATTTTTCTGATGAAATTTCTTCTGGCAAAGAAAATGCAAATTATTCACATTCGCTTTTTTCTGCGTTCTTTTCTCCGTCTGTAAAGTTTGAAATTTTGGGCTGGAACTTTTCTATGTCGCTTCCACTCGATTATTTTGAGCTTTCAAATACTTTGAGTTTGCTCTACAGTTTTTCAGCAGAACGGAACTTAGAAAATTTTGCTTTTTTCTTTAAGGCTTCAAAAAACATAACGAATCCAGTTTTTCAGCAGCTTTATTATTCAGGTGATGGCGGAACCGGAAATCCAGATTTAAAGAGCGAAAGCGCATATTCGTTTTACACAGGACTTTTGTACTCGCAAAAATTCGAAGTTTCTGTAAAGCCTTTTTTGATTTTTTATAAGGACAAAATCGGGTGGGTGAGCGATACAAGCGGCTCTTGGTCGCCGGACAACTGGGGCTCATCCGTGAATTGGGGCGCGGACTTTTATTTTTCCACCAAAGAGCTTTTTGGCAATCTTGAATTTTCTGCAAGCTATACTTTTTGCAAGGCTGTCTTGACTTCAGGTGGAAGCACGGATGGAAATCAGATAATGTACACACCTGTGCATACTTTTTCTTTGACTGAAAAATATTCGTTTTTTAATGATTTTATTTGGACAACAGTTTTTTCTTATAATTCAAAAAAATATACAAGCAATAGCAATATTCTTTATGTGCCTGATTATTTTAATTTGGATACAAGCCTTTCCTGGACAGGAAAAAAATTTTATGCGCAGTTTTTGTGGCAAAATGTTTTTGACTTTCAGTATGTCCATGTTGACGGCTATCCTGCGCCAGGAGCATCATTCACATTGAGCGCAGGAATAAAACTGTAA